The Deinococcus sp. KNUC1210 nucleotide sequence CGGTTCCAGCGTTCTGCTGATGAGTCACCTCGGTCGCCCCAAGGGCGGCTATGAAGCCAAATACAGCCTGAAGCCGGTGGCGGCCCGCCTGTCGGAACTGCTGGGCAAGCCGGTCAAGTTCATCGAGTCGCTGCCGAGCAGCCCCGAGACGCTTGCGGCGGCGCAGGCGCTCCAGCCGGGCGAGGTGGCGCTGCTGGAAAACGTGCGCTTCGAGCCGGGCGAAGAGAAGAACGACGCGGCCCTGAATGACGCGCTCGCCAAGCTGGGCGACGCCTTCGTGCTGGACGCCTTCGGCAGCGCTCACCGCGCCCATTCGTCGGTCAGCGGTGTGGCTGGCCTGCTGCCGCACGCGGGCGGGCTGCTGCTGGAACAGGAAGTGACGGCGCTGAGCAAGCTGCTGGACGGAGCCGAGAAGCCGTATGTGGTCATCATCGGCGGGGCGAAGGTGTCGGATAAGCTGCTGGTGATCGAGAACCTGCTGCCCACCGTCGACCGCATGCTGATCGGCGGCGGCATGGCGTACACCTTCGTCAAGGCACAGGGCGGACGGATCGGCAAGAGCATCCACGAGGACGATTTTCTGGACAAGGCCCGTGAGCTGCTGAGCACCTACGGCGACAAGATCGTGCTACCCACCGACACGCTGGCAGGCGACGCGTTCAGCAATGACGCCAATACGCGGGTCGTGCCCACCGCCGATATCCCTGACGACTGGGAGGGCATGGACATCGGCCCGGACAGCCAGAAGGCATTCACGGCAGCGCTTCAGGGTGCGAAAACCGTGTTCTGGAACGGTCCGATGGGCGTGTTCGAGTTCGAGAAATTTGCCAGTGGCACCAACGCGATTGCGAAAGCCGTCGCAGACCTGGGGCCGGACACCTACAGCGTGATTGGCGGCGGCGACAGCGTGAGCGCCATCAACAAGAGCGGGCAGGCCGACCGGGTAAGCCACATCTCGACCGGCGGCGGAGCCAGCCTGGAACTGCTCGAAGGCAAGAAGCTGCCGGGCGTCGAGGCGATGGCGTAAAGCAGAGACGCGGTTGAAGGTTTTTACTCCTCTCCCTTCACCACCCTGCCGAAGACATTTTCTCTCTGCGTCCAACCGTTGATTCCGCCCCGGTTGTTACCGATCAGGACTCGTTCCTGCACGATGTCTTTGATGAGGTGCAGGTAATCGTTTCCAGCGACTTCAACCAGAACGATATCGCCGACCTGTAGCTCAAGTTCACTCGCGGGAACAAGTGTCACTTCATCGCCATCCTCGACTTTGCCTGTCATCGAATGACCTCGCGGGCGAATCATCACCGTTTCGCCCGCTGCCAGTTTTTCTTTTGCATAGGTTGCCCATGACATACGTTCAACCTACTGACTCTGTCTGTTGAGCGCATCTGCCAGACGACCTACCACCGATCTCTACCGAACGAAAGGATTTTCTTATGCCACAAACCCTGCTTGCTCTCAACTGGAAAATGAACAAGACCCCCTCCGAGGCGACGGCCTGGGCGAACGATCTGAAAGCCAAGCTGCAACTCGGTGAAGCTGAAGTGGCGATCATGGCCCCGGCGATTGACCTGCAAGCACTGTCGTGGTTCCTGAAGGATACCGGCGTGAACATCGGTGGGCAGGACGTGTCTCAGCACGAATCGGGCGCATA carries:
- the pgk gene encoding phosphoglycerate kinase; translated protein: MQTLDHLNTQNKRVLVRVDYNVPLKGDVIQDDTRIQASLPTLQKLLDGGSSVLLMSHLGRPKGGYEAKYSLKPVAARLSELLGKPVKFIESLPSSPETLAAAQALQPGEVALLENVRFEPGEEKNDAALNDALAKLGDAFVLDAFGSAHRAHSSVSGVAGLLPHAGGLLLEQEVTALSKLLDGAEKPYVVIIGGAKVSDKLLVIENLLPTVDRMLIGGGMAYTFVKAQGGRIGKSIHEDDFLDKARELLSTYGDKIVLPTDTLAGDAFSNDANTRVVPTADIPDDWEGMDIGPDSQKAFTAALQGAKTVFWNGPMGVFEFEKFASGTNAIAKAVADLGPDTYSVIGGGDSVSAINKSGQADRVSHISTGGGASLELLEGKKLPGVEAMA